A region of Necator americanus strain Aroian chromosome I, whole genome shotgun sequence DNA encodes the following proteins:
- a CDS encoding hypothetical protein (NECATOR_CHRI.G2912.T1), translated as MFCAILCNDLVKYAINKRQRKSTTTEEWICVLLPFMQYSLQTNVEYNAGNQENGSNFIFMTSTKISIAFDTSLKFKTEK; from the exons ATGTTTTGTGCTATTTTATGCAATGATTTAGTAAAGTATGCAATAAACAAGCGACAAAGAAAATCTACAACCACTGAAGAA TGGATTTGTGTACTGTTGCCTTTTATGCAATATTCTTTACAAACCAATGTGGAGTACAATGCAGGAAATCAAGAGAACggatcaaattttatttttatgaccAGCACAAAGATATCAATCGCATTCGACACTTCTTTGAAGTTCAAAACTGAGAAGTGA